In the Grimontia kaedaensis genome, one interval contains:
- a CDS encoding AI-2E family transporter, whose amino-acid sequence MASFKAEPRHWTLIGALLLAAYACYMLIAPYIGSIVLAFIVSLLFFPLHEKIENKLPSHPNVAAALSCTLLTVIIIIPMIFVAAAILSQGVTFFTGAYEWLTQGGAKEILAAPIVKTGLALVDKWLPTDSINPQELVAKAASTLSSMSSQMLGMSSKILGDVTGVFVNFLLMLFVLFFLLRDHDKIINMLRHVSPLSRSQEDTLLDEAEKVAKSAVLGSFLTALAQGVVGGFAMWLAGFAGLFWGTMMAFASFIPVVGTALIWMPAAAYLLLIGQWEWAAFLAGWGVIVVGSVDNILRPLLMQGNSGMNTLLIFFSLIGGLHVYGLMGLIYGPIIFSLTLVLFRMYETEFHSFLEKQDNC is encoded by the coding sequence GTGGCATCATTCAAGGCCGAACCGAGACACTGGACACTAATAGGCGCGTTGCTCCTCGCAGCATACGCCTGTTATATGTTGATCGCCCCCTACATTGGCTCCATCGTGTTGGCATTTATTGTCTCCCTACTTTTCTTCCCTCTGCATGAGAAGATTGAAAACAAACTACCATCACACCCAAACGTTGCTGCAGCGCTTTCCTGCACCCTGCTGACAGTGATAATTATCATTCCAATGATTTTCGTCGCAGCAGCCATACTGAGCCAGGGAGTGACATTTTTTACCGGTGCATATGAATGGCTGACCCAAGGCGGCGCAAAAGAGATTCTGGCTGCGCCGATTGTGAAAACTGGCCTGGCTTTGGTAGATAAATGGCTACCAACAGACTCTATTAACCCGCAGGAGTTGGTTGCCAAAGCAGCGTCAACGCTTTCTTCTATGAGCTCTCAAATGCTGGGAATGAGCTCCAAAATACTCGGTGATGTGACGGGCGTTTTCGTTAATTTCCTGCTGATGCTATTCGTGTTGTTCTTCCTGCTTCGCGACCACGACAAGATCATCAATATGCTCCGTCATGTCAGTCCGCTTTCGCGCAGTCAAGAAGACACCTTGCTCGATGAAGCAGAAAAAGTGGCTAAATCTGCGGTACTCGGTTCATTCCTGACTGCGCTGGCGCAGGGCGTTGTAGGCGGTTTTGCCATGTGGCTGGCAGGGTTTGCGGGTTTATTCTGGGGCACCATGATGGCATTTGCCTCTTTTATTCCTGTTGTTGGTACTGCGCTGATCTGGATGCCCGCCGCGGCTTATCTACTTCTTATTGGCCAATGGGAATGGGCGGCATTTCTGGCTGGTTGGGGCGTTATTGTCGTCGGTTCGGTAGATAACATCCTTCGCCCACTACTGATGCAGGGCAACTCGGGAATGAACACCTTGCTGATTTTCTTCTCCCTAATTGGGGGTCTGCATGTGTATGGTCTGATGGGATTGATTTATGGCCCCATCATTTTCTCACTCACACTGGTACTGTTTCGCATGTACGAAACAGAATTCCATAGCTTCCTTGAGAAGCAAGATAATTGCTGA
- the rsmC gene encoding 16S rRNA (guanine(1207)-N(2))-methyltransferase RsmC — MSYTAPSQIAARQLEYFEGKHVLLAGELEDTFATELEGTAASVNIFTTNLAYANQMRRYENINVQFGESYQATPGVDMVLLYWPKAKAEAEFLLAMLMAQLGTGTEIAVVGENRSGVKSIEKMFAPYGRVTKFDSARRCSFYCGECDNQPASFSLEDWYKSYPINVGEQSLTIRSLPGVFSHGELDAGTQLLLDNLPTLKGEVLDFGCGAGVIGSVIKLRHPNTQITMVDISALAVASARETLCFNNLSGEVYASDVYSNIERQFDHIVSNPPFHAGLKTHYAATETLLERAPEYLNREGGLTIVANSFLRYSPFIEKAFGHFETPAKSNKFAIYHASK; from the coding sequence ATGTCCTACACTGCTCCTAGCCAAATTGCAGCTCGCCAGCTCGAGTATTTCGAAGGCAAACACGTTCTACTTGCCGGTGAACTGGAAGACACCTTTGCCACGGAGCTTGAAGGCACTGCTGCCAGTGTAAACATCTTTACAACCAATCTTGCATACGCCAACCAAATGCGTCGTTATGAAAACATCAATGTGCAGTTTGGTGAGAGTTATCAGGCAACACCTGGCGTTGACATGGTTTTGCTGTACTGGCCAAAAGCCAAGGCTGAAGCCGAGTTTCTTCTGGCTATGCTGATGGCGCAACTTGGTACAGGTACAGAAATTGCGGTCGTAGGCGAAAACCGTAGCGGTGTGAAAAGCATAGAAAAGATGTTCGCTCCTTACGGCCGCGTCACCAAGTTTGATTCAGCCCGCCGCTGCAGTTTTTATTGCGGTGAATGCGATAACCAACCGGCTTCTTTCTCTTTAGAGGACTGGTACAAGAGCTATCCTATCAATGTCGGTGAGCAGTCACTGACTATCCGCTCTCTTCCGGGTGTTTTTAGCCACGGTGAGCTGGACGCAGGAACACAACTGCTTCTGGACAACCTGCCAACATTGAAAGGCGAGGTTCTCGATTTTGGATGTGGTGCTGGCGTCATTGGATCAGTGATCAAATTGCGTCACCCGAATACACAAATTACTATGGTAGATATCAGTGCACTGGCCGTGGCTTCTGCACGAGAAACTCTGTGTTTTAACAATCTCAGCGGAGAGGTTTATGCCTCTGATGTTTATAGTAATATTGAACGGCAATTCGATCATATCGTGAGTAACCCGCCATTCCATGCAGGGCTTAAAACACATTATGCCGCAACGGAAACTTTGCTTGAGCGAGCGCCTGAATACCTCAATCGTGAGGGCGGCCTGACCATTGTGGCCAATAGTTTCCTTCGTTATTCACCATTTATTGAGAAAGCGTTTGGACATTTCGAGACGCCAGCAAAAAGTAATAAATTCGCAATCTATCACGCATCAAAGTGA
- a CDS encoding hybrid sensor histidine kinase/response regulator, with translation MQKKQKFKRLQHTLMLAFLVLSITPLTLLAIFFLESHSSDLEQQSTTHLSFLRDNKKEQIISYFDARHSEVKSFSRSELATASGGRFYGLIAAFQQLGDTEEMARNVARERYGADSNATLPPGANDSNFIGSERYRLLHKRYDWAYKEHLKRSDFSDILLVDIHGNVVYSTLKDDAFGSNLLSEKWRETAVGKTFSDIREAVDSPLTDSENTPIAFTDYTQQADGEMVAWFAAPIMQQGYLHSYVLFKLPNNALDKMLNSTPQEKGYISTLLVGNDLIPRNLVTTEILAPINSTAIEAALAGLRDVGSFLSPENHRVLGAYAPVDIPGTSWAIVLELPEEEAFARIYQLEKIFIAVMVIAILLVVIASHMLSNSITAPLLKLTWAAEQVSAGDLEQKINSTDRDDEIGRLAVSFARMQRSIRDKLALIREQNKELEQNIQVIKQKNEELQQADRMKDDFLATTSHELRTPLHGMVGIAESILAGAEGPLPERQKHQLQMIINSGERLSNLVDDLLDYHKMRYGELEISPQAVDTANAVRLVIELSSHLLGGKPVRIINQVPIDLPLVRADEQRLEQVLYNLIGNAIKYTDEGKIIISATVLEGQLRIQVVDTGQGIPSDQLEYIFEPLTQASGNAAQYRQGAGLGLSISRQLIDIMGGQLYVSSQPMVGTTFSFTLPLATEEDKAKTRLANNAHFAVPRVELDQTDYTQLPENPDGPLILVVDDEPVNLQVLNNFLRLEGYRVKAVENGRQAIESVTMEKPALMLLDVMMPELSGYEVCTHLRERYGRADLPIIMLSALGQVQDKVKGFDAGANDYLTKPFNKDELSARIRAYINASLTEQEREHNRTLQKEIHFREQVEAGLREVQNKLLGMLDSASEGIICVQDNGRISYANDACSEIFRLSAEQIERHQLEDFLAMALPEPESARGHYSGQFRFKVDGDIVDIDTDLITLPESSGLQMMLILNTGKRASSHRVQLLENAVSALSDYAYDGDMEKLQQLRELGGEFTRMADRFSGSKPDKADILRDTLVKVMSATLNFWQNSTGKTKFDLAEESGLWRVYLDRSTLQTRTLDKYLHVETVPKSPRWRTVISTIDFVLERCIEENKERNELEVLRERLQTLISK, from the coding sequence ATGCAAAAAAAACAGAAATTCAAACGACTTCAGCATACGCTGATGTTGGCTTTTCTGGTGCTGAGTATCACGCCTCTCACCCTGTTGGCGATTTTCTTCCTTGAATCTCACAGCAGCGATCTTGAACAACAAAGCACCACACACCTTTCTTTTCTACGTGACAACAAAAAAGAGCAAATAATCAGCTACTTTGATGCCCGTCACTCAGAGGTCAAATCCTTTAGCCGCTCAGAACTTGCGACCGCCAGTGGCGGGCGCTTCTACGGTTTAATCGCAGCATTCCAACAGCTAGGCGACACAGAAGAAATGGCCCGCAACGTTGCCCGGGAACGCTATGGTGCCGATTCAAACGCCACGCTACCACCCGGCGCTAACGACAGCAATTTCATTGGCAGCGAGCGATATCGCCTGCTGCATAAGCGCTATGACTGGGCCTATAAAGAACACCTGAAGCGTTCTGATTTTTCAGATATTTTGCTGGTCGATATTCATGGCAACGTGGTTTATTCTACGTTAAAAGATGACGCTTTTGGCTCAAACCTGCTTTCTGAAAAGTGGCGTGAAACCGCTGTCGGTAAAACGTTCTCGGACATCAGAGAGGCGGTCGATTCCCCACTGACAGATAGTGAAAATACACCGATCGCTTTTACCGACTACACCCAACAAGCCGATGGTGAAATGGTGGCGTGGTTTGCCGCACCTATCATGCAGCAGGGCTACCTGCACAGCTATGTGCTGTTCAAATTGCCAAACAATGCGTTGGATAAAATGCTCAACTCAACCCCCCAGGAGAAGGGCTACATTAGTACCCTGTTGGTGGGCAATGACCTTATCCCTCGTAATCTGGTGACGACAGAGATACTGGCACCGATTAACAGTACCGCGATTGAAGCGGCTCTCGCAGGTCTTCGTGATGTCGGCAGTTTCCTGAGTCCGGAGAATCACCGCGTATTGGGTGCCTATGCGCCAGTTGATATTCCGGGTACTTCCTGGGCGATCGTCCTCGAACTGCCGGAAGAGGAAGCATTCGCCCGCATCTACCAATTGGAGAAAATCTTCATTGCGGTCATGGTCATTGCCATTTTGTTGGTAGTGATTGCTTCACACATGCTGTCTAACTCTATCACGGCACCTTTGCTCAAACTGACCTGGGCCGCTGAGCAAGTTTCTGCCGGCGATTTGGAACAAAAAATTAACAGTACAGACCGTGACGATGAGATTGGTAGACTGGCTGTCAGTTTTGCGCGCATGCAACGCTCAATTCGAGACAAGCTGGCCCTTATCCGCGAACAAAATAAAGAGCTCGAACAAAACATTCAGGTCATCAAGCAAAAGAATGAAGAGCTTCAACAAGCCGACCGCATGAAAGATGACTTTCTGGCGACAACCTCTCATGAGCTGCGTACACCGCTCCACGGCATGGTGGGGATTGCCGAGTCCATACTTGCTGGCGCTGAAGGCCCGCTGCCAGAACGCCAAAAACATCAGCTCCAAATGATCATTAACAGTGGCGAGCGTCTCTCAAATCTGGTGGATGATTTGCTTGATTACCACAAGATGCGTTACGGCGAACTTGAAATCTCTCCACAGGCTGTCGACACCGCCAATGCGGTGAGACTGGTTATCGAGCTCTCCAGTCACCTTTTAGGTGGAAAACCCGTGCGCATTATTAACCAGGTGCCTATCGACTTACCGTTGGTTCGTGCCGATGAACAACGTCTGGAGCAGGTTCTGTATAACCTTATTGGTAATGCAATCAAATACACCGACGAAGGCAAAATCATTATTTCTGCCACCGTATTAGAAGGTCAGCTTCGCATTCAGGTGGTAGATACTGGTCAGGGAATCCCATCCGACCAACTCGAGTACATCTTCGAACCTTTGACCCAAGCAAGTGGCAACGCTGCACAATACCGGCAGGGCGCAGGCCTTGGGTTATCTATCAGCCGCCAGCTAATCGACATTATGGGGGGCCAGCTCTACGTATCCAGTCAACCAATGGTAGGCACTACGTTCAGCTTCACTTTGCCGTTGGCCACTGAAGAAGACAAAGCGAAAACGCGCCTTGCCAATAATGCGCACTTCGCCGTACCTCGTGTAGAGCTGGATCAGACAGATTACACCCAGTTACCGGAAAACCCCGATGGACCGTTGATCTTGGTAGTAGACGATGAACCGGTAAATCTGCAGGTACTCAATAACTTCCTGCGCCTTGAAGGTTATCGGGTAAAAGCCGTCGAAAATGGCCGTCAGGCGATTGAGTCCGTCACTATGGAAAAGCCAGCCCTGATGCTGCTGGATGTCATGATGCCGGAGCTCAGTGGCTATGAAGTATGTACTCACCTGCGAGAGCGATACGGTCGGGCTGATCTGCCTATTATTATGCTTTCGGCGTTAGGTCAGGTGCAGGATAAAGTGAAGGGGTTTGATGCCGGTGCCAACGATTACCTGACAAAACCCTTCAACAAAGACGAACTCAGTGCTCGTATACGAGCTTACATCAATGCATCGCTGACTGAGCAGGAGCGCGAGCACAACCGCACTCTGCAGAAAGAAATTCATTTTCGTGAGCAAGTTGAAGCTGGTCTTCGAGAAGTACAGAACAAACTGCTTGGCATGCTGGATAGCGCCTCTGAAGGTATTATCTGTGTGCAGGATAATGGACGGATCAGTTACGCCAATGATGCATGCAGCGAAATATTCCGCCTTAGTGCCGAACAAATTGAGCGCCACCAGCTTGAAGATTTCTTAGCGATGGCATTGCCTGAACCAGAGTCCGCTCGAGGTCATTACAGCGGCCAATTCAGGTTTAAAGTCGATGGGGACATCGTTGATATTGATACGGATTTAATCACCCTACCCGAATCATCTGGTCTGCAGATGATGCTAATCCTCAACACAGGGAAGAGAGCTTCTTCGCATCGGGTACAGCTTTTGGAAAACGCCGTATCTGCACTATCAGACTATGCCTATGATGGCGATATGGAAAAACTTCAGCAGCTCCGTGAGCTTGGCGGAGAGTTCACCAGAATGGCTGACCGTTTCTCAGGTAGTAAGCCCGACAAAGCTGACATACTGAGAGATACGCTGGTCAAAGTGATGAGTGCTACCTTAAACTTTTGGCAAAACTCCACAGGTAAAACCAAGTTTGATCTTGCAGAGGAGAGCGGACTTTGGCGAGTCTATCTTGACCGAAGTACCTTGCAAACACGAACGCTCGACAAATACCTCCATGTCGAAACCGTTCCAAAATCTCCGCGCTGGCGAACAGTCATTAGTACCATCGATTTTGTCCTTGAGCGCTGCATAGAAGAAAACAAAGAAAGAAACGAGCTTGAAGTGCTCAGAGAAAGGCTTCAGACGTTGATTTCAAAATAA
- a CDS encoding ABC transporter substrate-binding protein, with amino-acid sequence MLANLKKTKLAVAVVAAAASVLTAPVVSAADRVELTIVPDFYPQLTRNFNPFLQNNLRTTLDFVYEPLVIFNQLDGNTPVMRLAKDYTVSDDLKKVTFEIREGVKWSDGTPFTAEDVAFTYNLIRENAALDLAGNAALISDVEVKGNSVEISLNEANSSAPFKLVQTHPVPKHIWSKVDKPEAFANETPVGTGPFTEVDTFTSNLYVQCENPNYWDADSVAIDCLRMPLINNNDGLLSKIVASELDWTSSFIPDIDAVYASVNKNHKYWPAPVGSSVNLLVNFEHPEAAKNEALTNVDFRRAMSTAIDRQSIIDIAFYGAGSPNHSAAGIAALYQSWSDPATYDAAKKFNSYNVEFSKELLKKAGFKDINGDGFVETPSGKSFELAIQTPSGWTDWNNTSQLAAENLADVGIKAKAVTPDFSVYNEAMAGGTFDVALTNYFTGPDPHQTWDTGFHSRFMAKEGNPRFAMHRFKSAEVDELLEKFYSTADRAEQVEMAHKIEKILSDNQVVIPVLSAASTYQFNESRFTGWWSADNAKGRPMIWQGINERLLHILDLKPKA; translated from the coding sequence ATGCTTGCCAATCTAAAGAAAACAAAACTTGCAGTAGCCGTCGTTGCGGCCGCAGCGTCGGTACTGACAGCTCCTGTTGTCAGCGCTGCTGATAGAGTAGAACTAACTATCGTACCTGATTTCTACCCACAACTTACTCGTAACTTCAACCCGTTCTTGCAGAACAACTTAAGAACAACTCTGGACTTCGTCTACGAGCCACTGGTTATCTTCAACCAGCTGGACGGTAACACTCCAGTAATGCGTCTGGCGAAGGATTACACTGTTTCAGATGACCTGAAAAAAGTAACTTTCGAAATCCGTGAAGGCGTTAAATGGTCTGACGGCACACCTTTCACTGCAGAGGACGTGGCATTTACTTACAACCTGATCCGTGAAAACGCAGCGCTTGACCTTGCAGGTAACGCAGCTCTGATCAGCGACGTTGAAGTAAAAGGCAACAGCGTTGAAATTTCGCTGAACGAAGCTAACTCTTCAGCACCTTTCAAACTGGTTCAAACGCATCCTGTTCCTAAGCATATTTGGAGCAAGGTCGACAAGCCAGAAGCTTTCGCGAACGAAACTCCAGTTGGTACTGGCCCGTTCACCGAAGTTGATACCTTCACCAGCAACCTGTACGTACAGTGTGAAAACCCTAACTACTGGGATGCTGACAGCGTAGCTATCGACTGTCTGCGTATGCCTCTGATCAACAACAACGACGGTCTGCTGTCTAAGATTGTTGCTTCTGAGCTGGACTGGACTTCTTCGTTCATCCCAGATATCGACGCAGTTTACGCATCAGTGAACAAGAACCACAAATACTGGCCAGCACCAGTAGGTTCTTCTGTTAACCTGCTAGTTAACTTCGAGCACCCAGAAGCAGCTAAGAACGAAGCACTGACTAACGTTGACTTCCGTCGCGCAATGTCTACTGCTATCGACCGTCAATCAATCATTGACATCGCGTTCTACGGTGCAGGTTCTCCAAACCACTCTGCAGCAGGTATCGCGGCGCTTTACCAAAGCTGGTCTGATCCTGCAACTTATGATGCAGCGAAGAAATTCAACTCATACAACGTTGAGTTTTCTAAAGAGCTGCTGAAGAAAGCAGGCTTCAAAGACATCAATGGTGACGGCTTCGTAGAAACTCCATCAGGTAAGAGCTTTGAACTGGCAATCCAGACTCCTTCTGGCTGGACTGACTGGAACAACACTTCACAACTGGCAGCAGAAAACCTGGCAGATGTGGGTATCAAAGCGAAAGCTGTAACCCCTGACTTCTCTGTTTACAACGAAGCAATGGCTGGTGGTACGTTCGACGTAGCTCTGACTAACTACTTCACAGGTCCAGATCCACACCAGACTTGGGATACTGGCTTCCACTCTCGCTTCATGGCGAAAGAAGGTAACCCACGCTTCGCGATGCACCGCTTCAAGAGCGCGGAAGTAGACGAGCTGCTGGAGAAATTCTACTCAACAGCTGACCGTGCAGAGCAAGTGGAAATGGCTCACAAGATTGAAAAGATCCTGTCTGACAATCAAGTTGTGATTCCAGTTCTGTCTGCGGCTTCTACTTACCAGTTCAACGAATCACGCTTCACTGGCTGGTGGAGTGCGGACAATGCCAAAGGCCGTCCAATGATTTGGCAAGGTATCAATGAGCGTCTGCTGCACATTCTTGACCTTAAGCCAAAAGCTTAA
- a CDS encoding ABC transporter permease → MGFFLNRLMFYFGALLIAITLNFILPRAMPGDPVTMMFANASVQVTPERIAAMKALLGFVDGPIHVQFLTYVKSIFTWELGVSTQFYPMTVNELIAKSLGWTLFLAGTSVVMAFCIGSVVGIFAAWRRGSRFDSFVSPGFMALQAIPPVVIGMLILFIFGITLKWFPTSYGMPEGAILDFTSWETYSGILYHAFLPLFCATIAQIGGFLINMRNNMINLLAEDYITMAKGKGLSENRVVFNYAARNALLPTVTALSMALGMAVAGQLVVEMIFQYPGLGTAMLNAVNGRDYQVLQGLLIILTIVMLCFNFIADVLIVLLDPRLRKGGK, encoded by the coding sequence ATGGGATTTTTTCTTAATAGATTAATGTTTTATTTTGGCGCATTGCTTATCGCAATCACGCTGAATTTTATTTTACCACGTGCAATGCCCGGCGACCCGGTGACCATGATGTTTGCCAACGCGAGTGTACAGGTAACCCCTGAACGTATCGCGGCAATGAAAGCACTTTTGGGTTTCGTTGATGGCCCTATCCACGTTCAGTTCCTGACTTACGTGAAAAGTATTTTCACTTGGGAGCTTGGCGTATCAACCCAATTCTATCCAATGACTGTTAACGAGCTGATTGCTAAGTCTCTCGGTTGGACTCTGTTCCTTGCAGGTACTTCCGTAGTGATGGCGTTTTGTATCGGTTCAGTGGTTGGTATCTTCGCGGCATGGCGCCGTGGCAGTCGCTTCGACTCATTCGTATCTCCAGGTTTTATGGCCTTACAGGCAATTCCACCTGTTGTTATCGGCATGCTTATCCTTTTCATATTCGGTATTACACTCAAGTGGTTCCCGACATCTTACGGCATGCCAGAGGGCGCAATCCTCGACTTTACCAGCTGGGAGACTTACAGCGGCATTCTCTACCACGCTTTCCTTCCTCTGTTCTGTGCGACCATCGCACAAATCGGTGGCTTCCTGATCAACATGCGTAACAACATGATCAACTTGTTGGCGGAAGACTACATCACCATGGCTAAAGGTAAGGGCCTTTCAGAGAACCGCGTTGTCTTCAACTACGCCGCTCGTAACGCTCTGTTGCCAACTGTGACTGCGCTTTCTATGGCCCTGGGTATGGCGGTGGCTGGTCAGCTGGTTGTAGAAATGATTTTCCAATACCCAGGTTTGGGTACTGCGATGCTCAATGCCGTTAACGGCCGTGACTACCAAGTACTGCAAGGCCTGCTGATCATCCTGACCATCGTTATGCTGTGCTTCAACTTCATCGCTGATGTTCTCATCGTTTTGCTTGACCCACGTCTGCGTAAGGGAGGCAAATAA
- a CDS encoding ABC transporter permease, with the protein MKDFLNIIRGNTKALVGVILILMFIIAAVFAPFLSQYDPHKRTGAPHEYPGFVVKMAQANPDGWVAENLADNQRRLRMSKDAEHVLGTTRLGRDIWSQVVHGARTSLFVGFTAGIFVCVVATIMGISAGYFGGRVDNVLSGAMNVMLVMPQLPIVMVVAAFVGQAGPLTIALVIALTSWAWGARVIRSQTLAIREKEFVKAAEVLGESRTRILFVEILPNLIPLVGASFIGSVMYAILTESVLSFIGMGDPSAVSWGSMLYNVRTSSAMQLGIWWEVLAPCLALSLLSLALALVNFAVDEIANPQLRAQKGLKRWKKMQEAETQSRAETELTPQVAMSGEK; encoded by the coding sequence ATGAAAGATTTTCTTAATATTATTCGCGGTAATACAAAAGCTCTGGTAGGCGTCATTTTGATTCTGATGTTTATCATCGCGGCTGTGTTTGCACCATTTCTTTCTCAGTACGACCCGCACAAGCGCACGGGTGCACCACATGAATACCCTGGTTTTGTTGTCAAAATGGCACAGGCTAATCCAGATGGATGGGTAGCTGAGAACCTGGCAGATAACCAACGTCGTCTGCGCATGTCAAAAGACGCTGAGCACGTTCTGGGTACTACCCGTCTTGGCCGCGACATCTGGTCTCAGGTAGTTCATGGTGCTCGAACTTCACTGTTCGTTGGCTTCACTGCCGGTATCTTCGTGTGTGTGGTTGCCACCATCATGGGTATCTCAGCAGGTTACTTTGGCGGACGTGTAGACAACGTACTGTCGGGTGCGATGAACGTCATGTTGGTTATGCCTCAGCTTCCAATCGTGATGGTCGTAGCAGCATTCGTCGGACAGGCAGGTCCGCTCACCATCGCCTTGGTAATAGCCTTAACCTCCTGGGCATGGGGCGCCAGGGTAATCCGCTCCCAGACACTGGCAATTCGTGAGAAAGAATTCGTTAAAGCCGCAGAAGTACTTGGCGAATCCCGCACTCGCATTCTGTTTGTTGAAATCCTGCCAAACCTTATCCCTCTGGTAGGTGCAAGCTTCATCGGCTCTGTGATGTACGCCATCCTGACTGAGTCTGTGCTCTCGTTCATCGGTATGGGCGATCCGAGCGCAGTGAGCTGGGGTTCAATGCTGTACAACGTACGTACCTCTTCAGCAATGCAACTGGGTATCTGGTGGGAAGTACTGGCTCCGTGTTTGGCGCTGAGCTTGCTGTCTCTTGCACTGGCACTGGTTAACTTCGCAGTCGATGAAATCGCTAACCCGCAGTTGCGTGCACAAAAAGGCCTTAAGCGCTGGAAGAAGATGCAAGAAGCAGAAACTCAGTCACGTGCAGAAACTGAGCTGACTCCACAAGTAGCAATGAGCGGAGAGAAATAA